A DNA window from Thermosynechococcaceae cyanobacterium Okahandja contains the following coding sequences:
- a CDS encoding DNA methyltransferase, whose protein sequence is MLTNTNNSTELTAYQNTVPHSPHKIAIAHTRTCSCPANHINCLSAKEWIKCQLGVWQFSYEGRDIRDKNLHPATFPIALAKRVISLFSHEGELVLDPFVGSGTTLVAAQDLNRNAVGFDLNEAYIQLCHERLAANNLFNNAQQIVVQDDARNIPNYLEPETISLIWTSPPYANLLNRKRTNKSRRNRRNEQFGKVEQYSQDERDLGIMPIAEYTIAMGDIFSALLPLLKPKAHCVINVPDMWWEDQRITIHIALVDELRKRGYELRNIIIWDRTNIVNKVGIFGWPSNYITMGTTFEYLLDFWRPHQ, encoded by the coding sequence TTGCTCACCAACACCAATAACTCGACAGAGTTAACTGCTTACCAAAATACAGTTCCTCACAGCCCGCACAAGATCGCGATCGCCCATACACGAACCTGCTCTTGCCCAGCAAATCATATTAACTGCCTCAGCGCCAAAGAATGGATTAAGTGCCAACTTGGGGTTTGGCAATTTTCCTATGAAGGCAGAGATATTCGTGATAAGAATTTACATCCGGCAACATTTCCGATCGCCTTAGCCAAGCGAGTCATTAGCCTTTTTAGCCACGAGGGTGAGCTTGTGCTTGACCCTTTTGTCGGAAGTGGTACAACTCTTGTGGCGGCTCAGGATTTAAATCGCAATGCAGTTGGTTTTGATTTGAATGAAGCGTATATTCAACTATGCCATGAACGTTTGGCCGCAAATAATTTATTCAATAACGCTCAGCAGATAGTTGTTCAGGACGATGCCAGAAACATCCCTAATTATCTAGAGCCTGAAACAATAAGCTTGATTTGGACATCTCCCCCTTACGCTAATTTGCTAAATCGTAAGCGAACAAACAAATCTAGAAGAAACCGTCGCAATGAGCAATTTGGCAAAGTTGAGCAGTACTCACAGGATGAACGGGACTTAGGCATAATGCCTATAGCAGAATACACCATAGCTATGGGTGATATTTTTTCAGCACTTTTGCCACTATTAAAGCCCAAAGCTCATTGTGTGATTAATGTTCCTGATATGTGGTGGGAAGATCAACGGATTACCATTCATATCGCTCTTGTTGACGAACTCAGAAAACGGGGCTATGAGCTTAGAAATATCATTATTTGGGATAGAACTAATATCGTTAATAAGGTGGGGATATTTGGTTGGCCTAGTAACTATATTACAATGGGGACAACCTTCGAGTATTTATTAGACTTCTGGAGACCACATCAGTGA
- a CDS encoding MvaI/BcnI family restriction endonuclease, which translates to MKLFTKPELIERIHDVAAQGWHRSIKKTRTSRNDGAVGNTLEILLGLQENNLPIPNMQEWELKGQRLHTSSLTILKHIEPSPRGTKIVSKILLPLYGWQHKEAGRKYPITEKSFRSTTTATEYTNRGFRLILNRSKGKLVFVFDPSKADCSDPEICDWLKSVETRVGLQGLNPEPYWGLDDLKYEIGSKIKNSFYVIADTKVENGHEFFKYVKLLVLSGFSFDGFLNRIEDGTVLVDFDARTGHNHGTKFRIRQNQWYKLYTSVEEIDFS; encoded by the coding sequence GTGAAGCTTTTCACAAAGCCTGAGCTAATTGAGCGTATTCATGATGTGGCGGCTCAAGGATGGCATCGCAGCATTAAAAAAACAAGAACTAGTCGTAATGATGGTGCAGTGGGAAATACCCTAGAAATCTTGTTGGGACTTCAAGAAAATAATCTACCGATTCCAAATATGCAGGAGTGGGAACTCAAAGGTCAACGACTGCATACAAGTTCACTGACAATTCTCAAACATATCGAGCCTTCACCACGGGGTACAAAAATAGTCTCTAAAATTTTATTACCCCTTTATGGATGGCAACATAAAGAAGCAGGCAGAAAATACCCAATCACAGAAAAAAGCTTTCGATCAACAACAACAGCAACAGAATATACCAATCGTGGTTTCCGTTTAATTCTAAATAGATCAAAAGGAAAGTTAGTTTTTGTTTTTGATCCATCTAAAGCTGATTGCTCAGATCCAGAAATTTGTGATTGGCTAAAGTCAGTAGAAACTAGAGTGGGTTTGCAAGGATTAAATCCCGAGCCATATTGGGGTTTAGATGATTTGAAATATGAAATAGGTTCTAAAATCAAAAATTCTTTTTATGTTATTGCTGATACTAAAGTTGAAAATGGACACGAGTTTTTCAAATATGTAAAGCTGCTCGTTTTATCTGGATTTTCCTTTGATGGTTTTTTGAATCGTATTGAAGATGGTACAGTTCTTGTTGATTTTGATGCTCGCACCGGTCATAATCATGGCACTAAATTTAGAATTCGGCAAAACCAATGGTATAAACTCTATACTTCTGTTGAAGAAATTGACTTCAGTTAA
- the hemW gene encoding radical SAM family heme chaperone HemW produces the protein MTLKAAIVTAAYLHLPFCRRRCFYCDFPITVVGNQPLASSSPLLQDYIDALCYEIEHTPSAGSPLETIFFGGGTPSLVPPQEIERLLKLLDRQVGIAAMAEISMEMDPGTFDLAQLRDYLEAGINRVSLGVQALEDRLLQVCGRSHRVADVYAAVEAIHGAGVTNWSMDLISGLPEQTLDEWQACLEGAIALAPSHISIYDLIVEPRTVFSRRYQPEVTPLPSHEEAAAAYRLAHDLLTAAGYEHYEISNYARAGAACRHNQVYWRNEPYYGFGMGATSYLNHRRLSRPRTRREYYTWVQTLPESLASVPPDQPWDYWLETLMLGLRLKEGLCLTRLGQEFPPEWVAALVNAAQDIDLVYLECQGDRLRLRPPEGFLMANRVIVSLWQATERSVIHQQGTQPLPIH, from the coding sequence ATGACACTTAAGGCAGCCATAGTCACGGCAGCTTACCTGCATCTCCCGTTTTGTCGGCGGCGCTGCTTCTACTGCGATTTTCCAATTACAGTAGTGGGGAATCAACCCTTAGCTTCGTCTTCGCCACTACTGCAGGACTACATTGATGCGCTTTGCTACGAAATTGAGCATACCCCCAGTGCTGGCAGCCCCTTAGAAACGATCTTTTTTGGCGGTGGCACACCCTCTTTAGTTCCCCCTCAGGAGATTGAGCGGCTGTTAAAGCTCTTGGATCGGCAGGTAGGCATTGCGGCCATGGCTGAAATTTCCATGGAAATGGATCCGGGAACGTTTGATCTGGCTCAGTTACGGGACTATCTGGAGGCGGGGATTAATCGGGTGAGTTTGGGGGTACAGGCTCTTGAAGATCGGCTGTTGCAGGTGTGTGGTCGCAGTCATCGGGTGGCTGATGTCTATGCTGCAGTGGAGGCTATCCATGGGGCGGGGGTAACCAACTGGAGTATGGATTTGATTTCGGGACTACCGGAGCAAACTCTAGATGAATGGCAGGCGTGCCTTGAGGGGGCGATCGCCCTAGCACCGAGTCATATTTCTATCTACGACTTAATTGTGGAGCCGCGGACGGTATTTAGTCGGCGCTACCAGCCAGAAGTCACGCCCTTACCTTCGCACGAGGAAGCGGCGGCAGCCTACCGCCTTGCCCATGACCTGTTGACGGCGGCGGGTTATGAGCACTACGAAATTTCCAACTACGCCCGAGCGGGGGCGGCCTGTCGTCACAATCAGGTCTATTGGCGGAATGAGCCGTACTACGGGTTTGGTATGGGGGCCACCAGTTATCTGAATCATCGCCGCCTCAGTCGGCCACGGACGCGCCGCGAGTATTACACTTGGGTGCAAACGCTGCCGGAAAGCTTAGCAAGCGTTCCCCCAGACCAGCCGTGGGATTACTGGCTAGAGACACTGATGCTGGGCTTGCGCCTGAAGGAGGGGCTATGCCTCACCCGCTTAGGGCAAGAATTTCCCCCAGAGTGGGTGGCGGCACTGGTTAACGCGGCTCAGGACATAGATCTAGTTTATTTAGAGTGCCAAGGCGATCGCCTCCGCTTGCGACCGCCGGAAGGGTTTTTGATGGCCAACCGCGTGATTGTCTCGCTTTGGCAGGCCACGGAAAGATCGGTTATCCACCAACAGGGGACGCAACCACTGCCGATACACTAG
- the htpG gene encoding molecular chaperone HtpG encodes MLEQGTISIHTENIFPIIKKWLYSDHEIFLRELVSNAVDAIQKLRLIARSGDYSGDVDHPEITITLDKENKTLAIADTGLGMTAEEVKKYITQVAFSSAEEFVQKYKAEGDQQIIGHFGLGFYSAFMVASRVEIDTLSYREGATPVHWTCDGSTEFTLEDGQRTQVGTTVTLTLQEEELGYLEPARIRELVRKYCDFLPVPIKLDGEQINKQIAPWKSSPNSLSKEDYLEFYRYLYPFQEDPLLWVHLNTDYPFVVNGILYFPKLRPDIDVTKGQIKLFCNQVFVSDNCEEIIPRFLLPLRGVIDSTDIPLNVSRSFLQNDRTVRKIADYIAKKVGDRLKELYREDPTTYVRSWQDLGTFVKFGSLNDEKFKKQVEDILIYRTTATLTTSDSDDAWATQGGITVDGQAYTTLKEYLERNKERHANRVYYCTDEVNQATYVQLLKGQGIEVLFMDSFIDTHFVPWLEHTYSELKFLRVDAELDDILIDKDKSSEIIDPGTNKTRSEQIKALFEAVLKKPKLTIRTEALKSGTHGEAPPAMILLPETSRRMQEMMAMMQQQLQPQLPEEHTLVVNTSHPLIQNLLNLSQGTIIQTSGQSDTATLVEKLCHYVYDLALMSQRGFDANGMQQFSERASQVLTQLTTMAIR; translated from the coding sequence ATGCTGGAACAGGGAACCATTTCGATTCATACTGAGAATATTTTTCCGATTATTAAAAAATGGCTCTACTCCGATCATGAAATTTTCCTACGGGAGCTTGTCTCTAATGCGGTGGATGCCATTCAAAAATTACGGCTGATTGCGCGCTCTGGCGACTACAGTGGCGATGTGGATCACCCTGAAATCACCATTACCCTCGATAAAGAGAACAAAACCCTAGCGATCGCCGATACAGGTCTGGGCATGACTGCCGAGGAGGTGAAAAAGTATATTACCCAAGTGGCCTTTTCCAGCGCTGAAGAGTTTGTCCAAAAGTACAAAGCAGAGGGCGATCAACAAATTATTGGTCACTTTGGCTTAGGGTTTTACTCCGCCTTCATGGTGGCCAGCCGGGTAGAAATTGATACCCTCTCCTACCGCGAGGGAGCCACCCCCGTTCACTGGACCTGTGATGGCTCGACGGAGTTTACCCTCGAAGATGGTCAGCGTACCCAGGTGGGGACGACCGTCACCCTGACGTTGCAAGAGGAAGAACTCGGTTACCTAGAACCGGCGCGCATTCGCGAACTCGTGCGCAAATACTGCGACTTTTTGCCCGTTCCCATTAAACTCGATGGCGAGCAAATTAATAAGCAAATTGCGCCGTGGAAGAGTTCCCCCAACAGCCTCAGTAAAGAGGATTACCTCGAGTTTTATCGCTACCTCTATCCCTTTCAAGAGGATCCATTGCTGTGGGTACACTTGAATACCGACTATCCCTTTGTGGTCAACGGTATTCTTTACTTTCCGAAGCTGCGCCCCGATATTGATGTTACCAAAGGGCAAATCAAACTCTTTTGCAACCAAGTCTTCGTTAGCGATAACTGCGAGGAAATCATTCCTCGCTTTTTGCTCCCCTTACGGGGCGTGATTGACAGTACCGATATTCCCCTCAATGTCTCCCGCAGCTTTTTGCAAAACGATCGCACCGTGCGCAAAATCGCCGACTACATTGCCAAAAAGGTGGGCGATCGCCTCAAAGAACTCTACCGCGAAGACCCCACCACCTACGTGCGCTCATGGCAAGACCTCGGCACGTTTGTCAAATTTGGCTCCCTCAACGATGAGAAGTTCAAAAAACAGGTCGAGGATATTCTGATCTATCGCACAACTGCCACGCTCACCACCTCCGATAGTGACGATGCTTGGGCCACCCAAGGGGGCATCACCGTAGATGGTCAAGCCTACACGACCCTTAAGGAGTACCTCGAGCGGAACAAGGAGCGCCACGCCAATCGCGTCTATTACTGCACCGATGAGGTGAACCAAGCCACCTACGTCCAGCTTCTGAAGGGGCAGGGTATTGAAGTGCTGTTTATGGACAGCTTTATTGACACTCACTTTGTGCCGTGGCTAGAGCACACCTACAGTGAGCTTAAATTCCTGCGGGTCGATGCCGAACTAGACGACATCCTCATCGACAAAGATAAAAGTAGTGAAATCATTGATCCGGGCACCAATAAAACCCGCAGCGAACAAATTAAAGCCCTCTTTGAGGCGGTACTCAAAAAACCCAAGCTCACCATCCGCACAGAAGCGCTGAAATCCGGCACCCATGGGGAGGCACCCCCGGCAATGATCCTGTTGCCCGAAACCAGTCGGCGGATGCAGGAAATGATGGCAATGATGCAGCAGCAACTTCAGCCCCAACTACCGGAGGAGCACACCCTTGTGGTCAATACCAGTCACCCCCTGATCCAAAATCTGCTGAACTTAAGTCAGGGCACCATCATCCAAACCAGCGGCCAGTCAGACACGGCCACCTTGGTGGAGAAACTGTGCCACTACGTTTATGACTTAGCATTAATGTCCCAGCGGGGCTTTGATGCCAATGGTATGCAGCAGTTTAGTGAACGTGCCAGTCAGGTGCTCACCCAGTTGACCACAATGGCGATTCGTTAG
- a CDS encoding site-2 protease family protein, which yields MIITVGLMAGAIALLGWGLYRALPYGKLGIIAWLQTLVLMLPWLVVFGSFSLGIVLNFAAVLFSLVLSIVAYIALGRWLRSLAATSDVALPLLRSGRPEVDAPPESAQPTADSSDAIPSPPSLPAEDLQGIQSIFSIDTYFATEYIPYKGGVICRGNLRGNAQAVHQMLTERLQAALPDRYRLFMVPNSEGKAVVIVLPATTPVTGSRVLQRLTAILLAVATLGTCLETSSILQGFSLLNSPGLFQRSLPLALCLALIAGVRELGHWLMAKRYGAQLSPPFFLPAWQLGTFGAVTRIESFLRNRSELFDIAAAGSIASGALSLLFLCTGLVLSPSSNGLEVPTLFFQGSILVGTLSRLFLGTQLQSELIVVHPLVIVGWLGLIITALNLMPAGQLDGGRMIQAIYGIKTAQRLTWVTLIVLGLVAIVNPLALYWALIILLLQRDLDRPSLDEMTEPDDTRAGLGLLLLFLMAATLIPLAPGLAGQLGIGG from the coding sequence ATGATCATTACCGTTGGCTTAATGGCTGGGGCGATCGCCCTACTGGGTTGGGGACTCTACCGGGCCTTACCCTACGGCAAACTCGGTATTATTGCTTGGTTGCAAACCCTAGTGCTGATGCTGCCATGGTTGGTGGTCTTTGGCAGTTTCAGTCTTGGCATTGTCCTCAACTTTGCCGCTGTCTTGTTTAGCTTGGTGCTCTCCATCGTCGCTTATATTGCCCTTGGACGCTGGTTGCGCTCTCTTGCCGCCACCTCCGATGTGGCGCTACCCCTGCTGCGATCCGGGCGACCGGAGGTGGATGCCCCGCCCGAGAGTGCCCAGCCCACGGCAGACAGCAGCGACGCGATACCCTCCCCCCCCTCTTTACCGGCGGAAGACCTGCAGGGCATCCAAAGTATTTTTAGTATTGATACCTACTTTGCCACCGAGTACATTCCCTACAAAGGGGGAGTCATCTGTCGCGGGAACCTGCGCGGCAATGCCCAAGCGGTGCATCAGATGCTCACAGAACGCCTGCAAGCGGCCTTACCCGATCGCTACCGCCTGTTTATGGTGCCCAATAGCGAAGGCAAGGCTGTGGTGATTGTACTGCCAGCCACCACACCCGTCACCGGTTCGCGGGTATTACAGCGGCTGACGGCAATTTTACTGGCGGTGGCTACCCTCGGTACCTGTCTGGAAACCAGTTCAATCCTCCAAGGTTTTAGTTTGCTCAATAGCCCAGGTCTGTTTCAGCGATCGCTCCCCCTTGCCCTCTGCTTAGCCCTGATTGCCGGGGTGCGGGAACTCGGCCACTGGCTAATGGCTAAGCGCTACGGCGCGCAACTTAGCCCCCCCTTCTTTCTGCCGGCATGGCAATTGGGCACGTTTGGGGCTGTAACTCGCATTGAATCGTTTCTGCGGAATCGCAGTGAATTGTTTGATATTGCTGCCGCCGGATCAATCGCCTCCGGGGCATTGTCATTACTTTTCCTTTGTACGGGGTTAGTCCTTTCCCCCAGCAGCAATGGCCTAGAGGTGCCCACCCTGTTCTTTCAAGGGTCTATTTTAGTGGGCACCCTGTCTCGCCTCTTTTTGGGCACGCAACTTCAAAGTGAATTAATTGTGGTTCACCCCCTCGTCATTGTGGGCTGGCTGGGGCTAATTATTACGGCCCTGAACCTGATGCCTGCCGGTCAATTGGATGGCGGTCGGATGATTCAGGCCATCTACGGCATTAAAACTGCACAGCGGCTGACCTGGGTCACCCTGATTGTTCTGGGCTTGGTGGCAATTGTGAACCCCTTAGCGCTCTACTGGGCCTTAATTATTCTGCTGCTACAGCGGGATCTAGATCGCCCCAGTTTGGATGAAATGACCGAGCCGGACGATACTCGGGCGGGGTTGGGGCTGCTCCTGCTGTTTTTGATGGCCGCCACGCTGATTCCCTTAGCCCCCGGATTAGCGGGGCAGTTGGGGATTGGAGGTTAA
- the larB gene encoding nickel pincer cofactor biosynthesis protein LarB, whose translation MQTDPLRQLLEALAQGHLSIEAAHRQLQHLSYEPIGDFARIDHQRQQRTGFPEVIWGPGKTPEQIAEILLRMRPHYPCVMATRIPPEVFAAVRSRLGGLHYFEVAQICSTAPILPPCYRGQVGLVCAGTADLPVAEEAAITLQLSGFAVQRFWDVGVAGIHRLLSVRDRLEQMHVLIVVAGMEGALPSVVAGLVSAPVIAVPTSIGYGANLGGIAPLLTMLNSCAPGIGVVNIDNGFGAAMLAAKMLRSLNQETAAGSI comes from the coding sequence ATGCAGACCGATCCCTTGCGGCAGTTACTCGAGGCGCTTGCCCAAGGTCACTTAAGCATTGAGGCGGCTCATCGGCAACTGCAACACCTTAGCTACGAGCCGATTGGTGATTTTGCCCGCATTGATCATCAGCGGCAGCAGCGCACAGGCTTTCCGGAAGTTATCTGGGGCCCCGGGAAAACGCCAGAGCAAATTGCTGAGATTTTGCTGCGGATGCGACCCCACTATCCCTGTGTCATGGCCACCCGCATTCCACCGGAGGTATTCGCGGCGGTGCGATCGCGCCTGGGGGGGCTGCACTACTTTGAAGTCGCCCAAATTTGTAGCACTGCCCCAATTCTGCCGCCCTGCTATCGGGGACAGGTTGGGCTTGTCTGTGCGGGCACTGCCGACTTACCCGTGGCGGAAGAGGCCGCCATTACGCTGCAATTGTCCGGCTTTGCGGTGCAGCGGTTTTGGGATGTGGGGGTGGCGGGTATTCATCGGCTCCTGAGTGTGCGCGATCGCCTTGAGCAGATGCACGTCCTGATTGTGGTAGCGGGCATGGAAGGTGCCCTCCCCAGTGTGGTGGCAGGTCTGGTGAGTGCGCCCGTAATTGCCGTACCCACCAGTATTGGCTATGGTGCCAACTTAGGGGGCATTGCGCCGCTGCTCACGATGCTCAACTCCTGTGCCCCCGGCATTGGCGTGGTGAACATTGACAATGGCTTTGGGGCGGCGATGCTCGCGGCTAAAATGCTGCGATCCCTAAATCAAGAGACCGCTGCCGGTTCGATTTGA
- a CDS encoding response regulator transcription factor — protein sequence MKPRILIIDDDPAIADVLAINLQMAGYDVTKSLDGMQGQALAVQIAPDLILLDLMLPQVDGFTICQRLRRDPRTQDIPILMLTALSQTRNKVEGFNAGADDYLTKPFELEEMLARVRALLRRSDRIPATAGHREILSYGPLTLIPERFEVSWFSKIIKLTRLEFELLHCLLQRHGQTVSPSEILKEVWGYDPDDDIETIRVHVRHLRTKLEPDPRSPQYIKTVYGAGYCLELPSQIEPAAVS from the coding sequence ATGAAGCCTCGTATCCTAATTATTGATGATGATCCCGCGATCGCCGATGTCTTGGCGATTAACCTGCAAATGGCAGGCTACGATGTCACAAAGTCCTTAGATGGTATGCAGGGGCAAGCATTAGCCGTCCAGATTGCCCCAGATCTGATCCTGCTAGATTTGATGCTGCCTCAGGTGGATGGCTTTACCATCTGCCAGCGCCTACGGCGAGATCCACGCACCCAAGACATTCCCATTTTGATGCTGACGGCTCTGAGCCAAACCCGCAATAAGGTGGAAGGGTTTAACGCCGGAGCCGACGATTATTTAACGAAACCTTTTGAACTTGAGGAGATGCTGGCGCGGGTACGGGCGCTATTGCGGCGCTCCGATCGCATTCCGGCCACCGCTGGCCATCGGGAAATTCTGAGTTATGGCCCGTTGACCCTCATTCCCGAGCGATTTGAGGTCTCGTGGTTTAGCAAAATCATTAAGCTGACCCGCCTAGAGTTTGAGCTACTCCATTGCCTGCTGCAACGCCACGGCCAAACCGTCTCACCCAGTGAAATTCTCAAGGAGGTGTGGGGCTACGATCCCGACGATGATATTGAAACAATTCGGGTGCATGTTCGCCACCTGCGCACCAAGCTAGAGCCGGATCCCCGCAGCCCTCAGTACATTAAAACGGTTTACGGCGCGGGTTATTGCCTAGAGTTGCCCAGTCAAATCGAACCGGCAGCGGTCTCTTGA
- a CDS encoding DUF3370 domain-containing protein, with the protein MLAPIFLAQAALPTPPQQLPIVVQEQSVEPSVIVQANAAPVGGSAPSVSAPPAPAATAYVTPTNFAYFPQDIRPLPGQLDNIPVFNSNSPEMVRSEGILLSTFPPQGKWQPAAHLNFPLQGRFDVFAHHITQSNRAVSTPTIYLGLLAYNPGDRHVTVTFYQAASFLSTPDAPFRSLPAVLDNPIGYVFSGPGSRVTTQVLRGVRQTFFPSQVTIPPREARMISNLPLPLPTKFPNAVINRARAEFMVNQDGTVGPMLPLIADASPFGEVSSSNGRSTLMHLQSSGPIYLAQMSMFARLSEHGTERAPTLEEWWTMLHRGQLVTPRDIPPSPPNSNPPRFFYGRVAGISQGSQWKATLTDENGQGAALTIPAPGRAISYGISTLHRGTLGTGQVQSAPMLARYPDTAYYAHGNYGVHYSFTLPLMNNSRSFQSVVVTLQTPLKQDHRSATLQFLEPPAPQVFFRGTVRVRFTDDVGQPQERYVHLVQRRGQRGEPLVTLNMRPGEKRNVTVDLLYPPDATPPQVLTVATLLGPSYQNTTYAPTSDSLSLTPVSAP; encoded by the coding sequence ATGCTGGCTCCCATTTTTTTGGCTCAAGCCGCTTTACCTACTCCACCTCAACAGTTACCTATTGTTGTTCAGGAACAGTCGGTAGAACCAAGTGTTATCGTTCAAGCCAATGCTGCCCCTGTTGGCGGCTCCGCACCATCGGTGAGTGCTCCGCCTGCCCCTGCGGCTACCGCCTACGTCACACCGACGAATTTTGCCTATTTCCCCCAAGATATTCGCCCGCTGCCCGGGCAACTGGACAATATCCCCGTCTTTAATAGCAATAGCCCGGAAATGGTGCGCAGTGAGGGCATTTTGCTCTCGACGTTTCCCCCCCAAGGGAAATGGCAGCCCGCCGCTCACCTAAACTTTCCCTTGCAAGGGCGCTTTGATGTTTTTGCCCACCACATTACCCAATCCAACCGCGCGGTGAGTACGCCAACCATTTATTTGGGGCTGCTGGCCTACAACCCCGGCGATCGCCACGTTACGGTCACCTTCTACCAAGCGGCCAGTTTTTTAAGTACACCCGATGCGCCGTTCCGCAGTTTACCGGCAGTTCTTGACAACCCCATTGGCTATGTGTTCTCGGGTCCGGGTAGCCGTGTCACCACCCAGGTGTTGCGGGGGGTGCGCCAAACCTTTTTCCCCTCGCAGGTGACCATTCCACCCCGGGAAGCGCGGATGATCAGCAATTTGCCCCTGCCCCTTCCGACGAAGTTCCCCAATGCGGTGATTAATCGCGCCCGCGCCGAGTTTATGGTGAATCAAGACGGTACTGTTGGCCCGATGCTGCCTCTGATTGCCGATGCCAGTCCCTTTGGGGAGGTGTCATCCTCGAATGGTCGCTCGACCCTGATGCACCTACAAAGTAGTGGGCCAATCTACCTTGCTCAAATGTCGATGTTTGCCCGTCTGAGTGAGCACGGCACCGAGCGCGCCCCCACCCTCGAGGAATGGTGGACGATGCTGCATCGGGGGCAACTGGTTACGCCACGGGATATTCCGCCAAGTCCGCCCAATAGCAACCCCCCGCGCTTTTTCTATGGTCGCGTTGCGGGCATTAGTCAGGGGTCGCAGTGGAAGGCCACCCTCACAGATGAAAATGGTCAGGGGGCGGCCCTAACCATTCCGGCACCCGGGCGCGCCATCTCCTACGGCATTAGTACGCTGCACCGCGGCACCCTTGGCACGGGTCAAGTTCAAAGTGCCCCCATGCTGGCCCGGTACCCTGATACGGCCTACTACGCCCATGGTAACTATGGGGTTCACTACAGTTTCACGCTGCCGTTAATGAATAATAGCCGCAGCTTCCAGTCGGTTGTGGTGACGTTGCAAACTCCCCTAAAGCAGGATCACCGCAGTGCTACGCTGCAATTCTTAGAGCCGCCCGCGCCCCAAGTCTTTTTCCGCGGCACGGTGCGGGTGCGCTTCACCGATGATGTGGGGCAACCCCAAGAGCGCTATGTTCATTTGGTGCAGCGGCGGGGGCAGCGGGGTGAGCCACTGGTTACTTTAAATATGCGCCCGGGGGAAAAACGCAATGTAACGGTCGATCTGCTCTATCCACCGGATGCGACCCCTCCCCAAGTGTTAACGGTTGCTACCCTGCTAGGGCCGAGTTACCAAAACACAACCTACGCACCAACCTCAGATTCTCTCTCTTTAACGCCGGTGAGTGCACCCTAA
- a CDS encoding metallophosphoesterase — protein MVGDRQIFIGDVHGHYEGLCRLLELVAPRAGDRLYFLGDLVDRGPNSAAVVELLRQEGYATVRGNHEDMMLLTFEQKQLNPSRLFVWSNSGGDDTLASYRSTDLLWEHIDWLERVPLYYDLGEVFVVHAGLDPMLPLAAQTNRECCWIRDLFLTHPSPYFTDKTIVIGHTITFTFRSVAPGCIVRGNGWLDIDTGAYHRRSGWLTALDWSRQWVWQVNVLYGGVRQGALTEFVVDLATDLRSQPE, from the coding sequence ATGGTGGGCGATCGCCAAATTTTTATTGGAGATGTTCATGGCCACTACGAAGGGCTATGTCGTCTTTTGGAGCTAGTGGCTCCAAGGGCGGGCGATCGCCTCTACTTTTTGGGCGATTTAGTGGATCGCGGCCCCAACAGTGCAGCGGTGGTTGAACTCTTGCGTCAAGAAGGGTACGCGACCGTGCGCGGCAACCATGAAGATATGATGCTGCTAACCTTTGAGCAAAAGCAGCTTAACCCCAGCCGCCTCTTTGTTTGGTCTAATAGTGGCGGCGACGACACCCTAGCCAGCTATCGGTCAACCGACCTGCTGTGGGAGCACATTGATTGGCTTGAGAGGGTGCCCCTCTACTACGATCTGGGGGAGGTGTTTGTTGTCCATGCGGGGCTTGATCCAATGCTACCGCTGGCGGCCCAAACCAATAGGGAATGTTGCTGGATTCGGGATTTATTTTTAACTCACCCCAGCCCCTACTTTACCGATAAAACCATTGTTATCGGCCACACGATTACGTTTACTTTTCGCAGTGTCGCACCCGGGTGCATTGTGCGGGGCAACGGCTGGCTAGATATTGACACCGGGGCTTACCACCGTCGCAGTGGTTGGCTGACGGCGCTGGACTGGAGCCGCCAATGGGTGTGGCAAGTGAATGTCCTCTACGGTGGTGTGCGTCAAGGGGCGCTGACGGAGTTTGTGGTGGACTTGGCCACTGACCTGCGTAGCCAGCCGGAATAG